One Candidatus Eisenbacteria bacterium genomic window carries:
- a CDS encoding HDIG domain-containing protein, translating to MLLAAAALLPTGRGQWERLRLREGEIARERVVAPYDFPVQKDEATLRREQEEAGTAVPPVLVVDARAQAEVLNRWATFEEQALAALADTRLGPDDRLARLRALGVPLEGEAAEAFASPGRARRVLHELGPWLSDLVRAGIVAEKKTGFVLGYRTVALREGETEAPASSGRFYEPREALERIGARARSTFIGDPRAVQLAIELARPFVQPTVMYDRAETEWRRVQAQGAVRGVIGTVKKDELIVDANQRVTHDAVLKLRSLRNLELAKSNQSEFLYPPVARMLLMLLFIAAFLTYLRMELLHVYRDNGMLAMFTLLTLAVLGSIVALVNWGGQSEFTVPLALAPLVVASLLEKRPALVFTLMLAVLATAVAELRAPFVPVAMMGGVTATYSVSRLRHRWHFVRAFFAIALANLAAILAWDLARLSPTHTLLVDGLAGTLNAFVATLFAFLLLPLVESTFRLTSDITLLELSDLNRPLLRRMQLEAPGTYHHSMVVGSLAEAAAEAIGANSLLARVSAYYHDIGKLAKPEYYAENEPAASRSRHEKLTPSMSALVVKSHITEGLEFARKQRLPRAVRNAIPEHHGTMVMAFFYHKALEADATARREDYSYPGPRPRSRETAILMLADGVEGASRALAEPTPSRIRGLVQRIIDERVRDGQLDDCGLTLQELARIREAFIPVLTAIFHVRVPYPETARRTSREDARRDA from the coding sequence GTGCTGCTCGCGGCCGCCGCGCTCCTGCCGACCGGCCGCGGCCAGTGGGAGCGCCTGCGGCTCCGCGAGGGCGAGATCGCGCGCGAGCGCGTCGTCGCGCCCTACGACTTCCCGGTGCAGAAGGACGAGGCGACGCTGCGGCGCGAGCAGGAGGAGGCCGGCACCGCCGTGCCGCCGGTGCTCGTCGTGGACGCCCGGGCGCAGGCCGAGGTGCTGAACCGCTGGGCCACCTTCGAGGAGCAGGCCCTCGCCGCCCTCGCCGACACGCGCCTGGGCCCGGACGACCGGCTCGCGCGCCTGCGGGCGCTGGGAGTTCCCCTGGAAGGGGAGGCCGCCGAGGCCTTCGCCTCACCCGGCCGGGCGCGGCGCGTGCTTCACGAACTCGGGCCGTGGCTGAGCGATCTGGTGCGCGCCGGCATCGTCGCCGAGAAGAAGACGGGGTTCGTGCTGGGCTATCGCACCGTCGCCCTGCGCGAGGGCGAGACCGAGGCTCCCGCCTCGTCGGGTCGCTTCTACGAGCCGCGCGAGGCGCTCGAACGCATCGGCGCGCGGGCGCGCAGCACGTTCATCGGCGACCCGCGCGCGGTGCAGCTCGCGATCGAGCTCGCGCGGCCATTCGTCCAGCCGACCGTCATGTACGACCGCGCCGAGACGGAATGGCGGCGCGTCCAGGCCCAGGGCGCGGTGCGGGGCGTGATCGGCACGGTCAAGAAGGACGAGCTGATCGTGGACGCGAACCAGCGCGTCACCCACGACGCGGTGCTCAAGCTGCGCTCGCTGCGGAACCTGGAACTCGCCAAGAGCAACCAGAGCGAGTTCCTCTATCCGCCGGTCGCGCGCATGCTGCTCATGCTGCTGTTCATCGCGGCGTTCCTGACCTACCTGCGCATGGAACTGCTGCACGTCTATCGCGACAACGGCATGCTGGCGATGTTCACGCTGCTGACGCTGGCCGTGCTCGGCTCGATCGTCGCGCTCGTCAACTGGGGCGGGCAGTCGGAGTTCACGGTTCCGCTCGCGCTCGCGCCGCTGGTCGTGGCGTCGCTGCTCGAGAAGCGGCCGGCGCTGGTCTTCACGCTCATGCTCGCCGTGCTCGCGACCGCGGTCGCCGAGCTGCGCGCGCCGTTCGTGCCCGTGGCGATGATGGGCGGAGTGACCGCGACCTACTCGGTTTCGCGCCTGCGCCACCGCTGGCACTTCGTTCGCGCCTTCTTCGCGATCGCGCTCGCCAACCTGGCGGCCATCCTCGCCTGGGACCTCGCGCGGCTCAGTCCGACGCACACCCTGCTCGTGGACGGGCTGGCCGGAACGCTCAACGCCTTCGTCGCGACGCTGTTCGCGTTCCTGCTGCTGCCGCTGGTGGAGAGCACCTTCCGCCTGACGAGCGACATCACGCTGCTCGAGCTCTCGGACCTGAACCGGCCGCTGCTGCGGCGCATGCAGCTCGAGGCGCCGGGCACGTACCACCACAGCATGGTCGTCGGCTCGCTCGCCGAGGCGGCGGCCGAGGCGATCGGCGCGAACTCGCTGCTCGCGCGCGTCTCGGCCTACTACCACGACATCGGCAAGCTGGCGAAGCCGGAGTACTACGCGGAGAACGAACCGGCCGCCTCGCGCTCGCGGCACGAGAAGCTGACGCCCTCGATGAGCGCGCTGGTCGTGAAGTCGCACATCACCGAGGGGCTCGAGTTCGCCCGCAAGCAGCGGCTGCCGCGCGCCGTGCGCAACGCGATCCCCGAGCACCACGGCACCATGGTGATGGCGTTCTTCTACCACAAGGCGCTCGAGGCCGACGCGACGGCGCGGCGCGAGGACTACAGCTATCCCGGGCCGCGGCCGCGTTCGCGCGAGACCGCCATCCTGATGCTCGCCGACGGTGTCGAGGGCGCATCACGGGCGCTCGCCGAACCCACCCCGAGCCGCATCCGCGGCCTCGTGCAGCGCATCATTGACGAGCGCGTGCGCGACGGGCAGCTCGACGACTGCGGCCTGACGCTGCAGGAGCTGGCGCGGATCCGCGAGGCGTTCATTCCCGTCCTGACCGCGATCTTCCACGTGCGCGTGCCGTACCCCGAGACGGCGCGGCGCACGTCGCGCGAGGACGCGCGCCGCGACGCGTAG
- a CDS encoding PhoH family protein — translation MVRVGLLRSGRRRKHTASGRPPLVQRRQAPLEHRPRAPRVDPTTRRKRPETVRALDPAPEVGVPGSGVSCFSGPEKRRVIVRKFPIEHLDPISLLGQNDSNLRQIERAIPVRITLRDGTLTVAGEEDDVMPAATAIGELVQLVERGRVIEEADVATALGQTRRDRDDEHERNGNGNGHGRPSLVEAYEGAPGYTFDRKAVRPRTPTQALYLKALEANDVVFGIGPAGTGKTYLAVAAAVAALRGKKVDRIILVRPAVEAGESLGFLPGDMQEKVDPYLRPMYDALADLMSYDKMRRFLEMGVIEIAPLAFMRGRTLSNAYVILDEAQNTTVRQMKMFLTRMGVNSRAVITGDLTQIDLRNPETSGLVKIQAILGHVPEIKFVYFHPEDVVRHRLVRDIIHAFDSWHARSEADADDGVGTSLDPQSPPAARSGSEEPAESAAEPAGDSGGPAA, via the coding sequence ATGGTCCGAGTCGGTTTGTTACGTTCCGGTCGCCGCAGGAAGCACACGGCGTCGGGACGCCCCCCTCTCGTCCAGAGGAGGCAGGCGCCCCTTGAGCACAGACCCAGGGCACCTCGAGTTGACCCAACGACTCGCCGTAAAAGGCCCGAGACGGTTCGAGCTCTTGACCCGGCTCCCGAGGTGGGAGTCCCAGGGTCGGGAGTTTCGTGCTTTTCGGGACCGGAGAAGCGCAGAGTGATCGTCCGCAAGTTTCCCATCGAGCATCTCGATCCCATCTCCCTGCTGGGGCAGAACGACTCCAACCTCCGCCAGATCGAACGGGCGATTCCGGTGCGCATCACCCTGCGCGACGGAACGCTCACCGTGGCCGGCGAGGAGGACGACGTCATGCCCGCGGCGACCGCGATCGGCGAACTGGTGCAGCTCGTCGAGCGCGGCCGAGTCATCGAGGAGGCTGACGTGGCGACTGCCCTCGGACAGACGCGGCGCGACCGCGACGACGAGCACGAACGGAACGGCAATGGCAACGGGCACGGACGGCCCAGCCTGGTCGAGGCCTACGAGGGCGCGCCCGGGTACACCTTCGACCGCAAGGCGGTCCGGCCGCGCACGCCCACGCAGGCTCTCTACCTCAAGGCGCTCGAAGCGAACGACGTGGTCTTCGGCATCGGCCCCGCCGGTACCGGCAAGACCTATCTCGCGGTCGCGGCCGCCGTGGCGGCGCTGCGCGGCAAGAAGGTGGATCGCATCATCCTCGTGCGCCCCGCGGTCGAAGCCGGCGAGAGCCTGGGCTTCCTGCCGGGCGACATGCAGGAGAAGGTGGATCCGTATCTCCGCCCCATGTACGACGCGCTGGCGGATCTCATGTCGTACGACAAGATGCGCCGCTTCCTGGAGATGGGCGTCATCGAAATCGCGCCGCTCGCGTTCATGCGCGGACGCACGCTGAGCAACGCGTACGTGATCCTCGACGAGGCGCAGAACACGACCGTGCGGCAGATGAAGATGTTCCTGACCCGCATGGGGGTGAACTCGCGCGCCGTCATCACCGGCGACCTCACCCAGATCGACCTGCGCAATCCCGAGACCTCGGGGCTCGTGAAGATCCAGGCGATTCTCGGCCACGTGCCCGAGATCAAGTTCGTCTACTTCCATCCCGAGGACGTGGTGCGCCACCGGCTCGTGCGCGACATCATCCACGCCTTCGACAGCTGGCACGCCCGGTCGGAGGCCGACGCCGACGACGGCGTGGGCACGTCGCTCGACCCGCAGTCGCCGCCGGCGGCACGGTCCGGGAGCGAGGAGCCCGCGGAATCCGCGGCCGAACCCGCGGGTGACTCGGGCGGTCCGGCCGCGTAG
- a CDS encoding ATP-grasp domain-containing protein: MTAPFRKVLIANRGEIACRIASTLQEMGIRSVAIFSAADRGALHTRVCDEAFLVGPAEARASYLNVEAILEAARASGAQAIHPGFGFLAENAAFAAAVEAAGLVFIGPTAEQIRAMGDKRAARAIAARAGVPIVPGAEGADADELAAAARGIGYPVMVKAALGGGGKGMSSVADEAGLREAVESARRLAQSAFGDASVYLEKRLDHARHIEVQVLGDGQGNAVHLFERECSLQRRHQKVIEEAPSVAITARQRAELTSAAVRLAESVRYRGAGTIEMLLAPDGGHYFLEMNTRLQVEHPVTEFITGVDLVRAQVHVAATNTLPFGQDKLRHRGHAVEARVYAEDASRGFVPQSGRAVKVRWPHGPFARVDRGIEAGDEVTIHYDPMLAKIIAYGPTRETALARLAGALDATRVHGLVTNLPFLRALVRSEAVAKAAFDTEWIEREFLAGFEELLRAPAPDLALAAAALAEVVGAGREADAGGATPSAAPRDPFATLGRWRAPGLDA; encoded by the coding sequence ATGACCGCGCCCTTCCGGAAAGTGCTGATCGCCAACCGCGGCGAGATCGCCTGCCGCATCGCCTCGACGCTGCAGGAGATGGGCATCCGTTCGGTCGCGATCTTTTCCGCGGCCGACCGCGGCGCCCTGCACACGCGGGTCTGCGACGAAGCGTTCCTCGTCGGCCCCGCCGAGGCGCGGGCCTCGTACCTGAACGTCGAGGCCATCCTCGAGGCGGCGCGCGCCAGCGGGGCGCAGGCGATTCACCCGGGGTTCGGATTCCTCGCCGAGAACGCCGCGTTCGCCGCGGCGGTCGAAGCGGCCGGGCTGGTCTTCATCGGTCCGACCGCGGAACAGATCCGGGCCATGGGCGACAAGCGCGCGGCGCGCGCGATCGCGGCGCGGGCCGGCGTTCCGATCGTGCCGGGCGCCGAGGGGGCCGACGCCGACGAGCTGGCCGCCGCGGCCCGCGGGATCGGCTACCCGGTGATGGTGAAGGCGGCGCTCGGCGGCGGCGGCAAAGGCATGAGCTCGGTCGCCGACGAGGCCGGGCTGCGGGAAGCGGTGGAATCGGCACGGCGCCTGGCGCAGTCGGCGTTCGGCGACGCCAGCGTGTACCTGGAGAAGCGCCTCGACCACGCCCGCCACATCGAGGTCCAGGTGCTCGGCGACGGACAGGGCAACGCGGTGCATCTGTTCGAGCGCGAGTGCTCGCTGCAGCGGCGGCACCAGAAGGTGATCGAGGAGGCGCCCTCGGTCGCGATCACGGCCCGCCAGCGCGCCGAGCTGACCTCCGCCGCCGTGCGGCTCGCCGAGTCGGTCCGCTACCGCGGTGCGGGCACGATCGAGATGCTGCTCGCGCCCGATGGCGGCCACTACTTCCTCGAGATGAACACGCGCCTGCAGGTCGAGCATCCGGTGACCGAGTTCATCACCGGAGTGGACCTGGTGCGCGCCCAGGTGCACGTCGCGGCCACGAATACGCTGCCGTTCGGTCAGGACAAGCTGCGCCACCGCGGTCACGCGGTCGAAGCGCGCGTCTACGCCGAGGATGCCTCGCGCGGATTCGTGCCGCAGTCCGGCAGGGCGGTCAAGGTGCGCTGGCCGCACGGACCGTTCGCGCGCGTGGATCGCGGGATCGAAGCCGGCGACGAGGTGACCATCCACTACGATCCGATGCTGGCGAAGATCATCGCCTACGGGCCGACGCGCGAGACGGCGCTCGCGCGGCTCGCCGGGGCGCTCGACGCGACCCGGGTGCACGGCCTGGTCACCAACCTGCCGTTCCTGCGCGCGCTCGTGCGATCGGAGGCCGTGGCGAAGGCGGCCTTCGACACGGAATGGATCGAGCGCGAGTTCCTGGCGGGTTTCGAAGAGCTTCTGCGCGCGCCCGCGCCCGACCTCGCGCTCGCGGCCGCGGCGCTCGCCGAGGTGGTGGGCGCCGGACGCGAGGCCGACGCCGGCGGCGCGACGCCGTCCGCCGCGCCGCGCGATCCGTTCGCGACGCTGGGGCGCTGGCGTGCGCCGGGGCTCGACGCGTGA
- a CDS encoding enoyl-CoA hydratase/isomerase family protein — MPLVEVEREGALARVWFNRPEVHNALSAAMGAELTAALHELAHDPGVRCVVLGGRGPSFCAGADIAEMKAAGAATFEQNLAGAEKLGGMFAALADFPRPVVGRVHGGVLGGGVGFACACDITVASDDAKFGLSEVRLGILPGLISPYVIRRLGDRAARELMLTGERFGAADALRLGLVHHVVPAAGLDAKVNERVAELLKGGPEAQKRIKTLLELYADSSWEEYRAALPRALAEARRGDEAREGLAAFLDKRPPKWSA; from the coding sequence ATGCCGCTGGTCGAAGTCGAACGTGAAGGCGCGCTCGCGCGCGTCTGGTTCAACCGCCCCGAGGTCCACAACGCCCTGTCCGCCGCCATGGGCGCCGAGCTCACGGCCGCGCTCCACGAACTGGCCCATGACCCGGGCGTGCGCTGCGTCGTGCTGGGCGGGCGGGGGCCGTCGTTCTGCGCCGGTGCCGACATCGCCGAGATGAAGGCGGCCGGCGCCGCGACGTTCGAGCAGAACCTGGCCGGTGCGGAGAAGCTGGGCGGCATGTTCGCCGCCCTCGCCGACTTTCCCCGGCCGGTCGTGGGCCGCGTGCACGGCGGGGTGCTGGGTGGCGGCGTCGGCTTCGCCTGCGCCTGCGACATCACCGTGGCCAGCGACGACGCGAAGTTCGGCCTCAGCGAGGTGCGGCTCGGGATCCTGCCCGGCCTGATCTCGCCGTACGTGATCCGCCGCCTCGGCGACCGCGCCGCACGCGAGCTGATGCTGACCGGCGAGCGCTTCGGGGCCGCCGACGCGCTGCGGCTGGGTCTGGTGCACCACGTCGTTCCCGCCGCCGGACTGGACGCGAAGGTGAACGAGCGCGTCGCCGAGCTGCTCAAGGGAGGCCCCGAAGCGCAGAAGCGGATCAAGACGCTGCTCGAGCTGTACGCCGATTCGAGCTGGGAGGAGTACCGCGCCGCGCTCCCCCGCGCGCTCGCCGAAGCGCGCCGCGGCGACGAGGCCCGCGAGGGGCTCGCGGCGTTTCTCGACAAGCGTCCGCCGAAGTGGAGCGCGTAG
- a CDS encoding 2-hydroxyglutaryl-CoA dehydratase — protein sequence MRITAGIDVGSTYTKALVCDEYGAVLGRALEPTGFRLTEVANRTLDAALAQAGRRRGEQAYVVATGFGRHQAAFADIHVTDLTAAARGCSKLFPGTRTILDVGGQTMKATRLTPEARVHSFRLNDKCAAGTGAFLEKTARYMGFSTEEIGPLVETSKGTTNISGVCAVFAESEVINHLSQGVAPADIMHGAIVSLVGRSVQLMKRVKLEPEYTLIGGIMRFPAMGRVVREALQADVNLPAGDLVQFAAAYGAALLGQRRLDVLGMSGARAEAGATGGRG from the coding sequence ATGAGGATCACCGCCGGCATCGACGTGGGCTCCACCTACACGAAGGCGCTCGTCTGCGACGAGTACGGCGCTGTGCTCGGCCGCGCGCTCGAGCCCACCGGCTTCCGCCTCACCGAGGTCGCCAACCGCACGCTCGACGCGGCGCTGGCGCAGGCCGGACGCCGCCGCGGCGAGCAGGCGTACGTGGTGGCCACCGGCTTCGGCCGCCACCAGGCGGCGTTCGCGGACATCCACGTCACCGATCTGACCGCCGCCGCGCGCGGTTGTTCGAAGCTGTTCCCCGGCACGCGCACCATCCTCGACGTCGGCGGCCAGACCATGAAGGCCACGCGGCTCACTCCCGAGGCGCGGGTGCATTCATTCCGGCTCAACGACAAGTGCGCCGCCGGCACCGGCGCGTTCCTCGAGAAGACCGCGCGCTACATGGGCTTTTCCACCGAGGAGATCGGGCCGCTGGTCGAGACCTCGAAAGGCACGACGAACATCTCGGGCGTGTGCGCGGTGTTCGCCGAGTCCGAGGTCATCAACCACCTGTCGCAGGGGGTCGCGCCCGCCGACATCATGCACGGTGCCATCGTCTCGCTGGTCGGCCGCTCGGTGCAGCTCATGAAGCGCGTCAAGCTCGAGCCCGAGTACACGCTGATCGGCGGCATCATGCGTTTCCCCGCCATGGGCCGGGTCGTGCGGGAGGCGCTGCAGGCGGACGTCAACCTGCCGGCCGGCGACCTCGTCCAGTTCGCGGCCGCCTACGGCGCCGCCCTGCTCGGGCAGCGGCGGCTCGACGTGCTGGGCATGAGCGGTGCGCGCGCGGAGGCGGGCGCGACCGGGGGGCGCGGGTGA
- a CDS encoding 2-hydroxyglutaryl-CoA dehydratase encodes MAYAAGVDVGSTQTKAVVVDEQGRIVGRALTMTGANVTQAAEEAFGVALRDANVEEGEVEYVIGTGYGRYKVTFGNTQVTEISCHGRGAVHMFPATRTVVDMGGQDTKAIRVSPRGEILDFCMNDKCAAGTGRFLGAASAALEIPLDQLGTVALRGEWPVKISTTCTVFAESEVLSWLGKGKRIEDILLGVHQSIAGRSTGLLSRVGIEPEVTFTGGVAKNIAMIESLEKAMNCKVNVSEESHFMGALGAALFALDHIRASRTPAAARQGTPS; translated from the coding sequence ATGGCGTACGCAGCGGGAGTGGACGTCGGCTCGACGCAGACCAAGGCGGTCGTCGTGGACGAGCAGGGCCGGATCGTCGGCCGGGCGCTGACCATGACGGGAGCGAACGTCACGCAGGCCGCCGAAGAGGCGTTCGGCGTCGCGCTGCGCGACGCGAACGTCGAGGAGGGCGAGGTCGAGTACGTGATCGGGACCGGCTACGGCCGCTACAAGGTCACGTTCGGCAACACGCAGGTCACCGAGATCAGCTGCCACGGCCGGGGGGCCGTGCACATGTTCCCGGCCACGCGGACGGTCGTGGACATGGGCGGCCAGGACACGAAGGCCATCCGTGTCTCGCCGCGCGGCGAGATTCTCGATTTCTGCATGAACGACAAGTGCGCCGCCGGCACGGGCCGCTTCCTCGGCGCCGCCTCGGCCGCCCTCGAGATCCCGCTCGACCAGCTCGGCACGGTGGCGCTGCGCGGCGAATGGCCGGTGAAGATCTCGACGACCTGCACGGTGTTCGCCGAGTCCGAGGTGCTGAGCTGGCTCGGCAAGGGCAAGCGCATCGAGGACATCCTGCTCGGCGTGCACCAGAGCATCGCCGGCCGCTCGACCGGCCTGCTGAGCCGCGTCGGCATCGAGCCCGAAGTGACCTTCACCGGCGGCGTGGCGAAGAACATCGCCATGATCGAGTCGCTCGAGAAGGCGATGAACTGCAAGGTCAACGTCAGCGAGGAATCGCACTTCATGGGCGCGCTGGGCGCCGCGCTCTTCGCCCTCGACCACATCCGCGCGAGCCGCACGCCGGCCGCGGCCCGACAGGGGACACCGTCATGA
- a CDS encoding 2-hydroxyacyl-CoA dehydratase → MDQTPEVDGIVGRGNREGARLFRLWFDGLGAAAEEGRDGAYVFVMGSLGELLTAFDLPMVFPEINSLQTAVRRQAHEYLNEAEDIGYSPDICGYVKADVATQRRGGMLPMGRVPKPAIAVLTNACNTYIKWAEIWERMYHMPTYVLDIPASRQDGHPVHRGAPGFERDRRYVAAQLRELIGLLETTTGKAFDVDRLREAMGHANSMSRSWKRVIELNRSRPSLFNALSDGTIYLGVCNGFRGQEAGARYFEELVEELEHKRAHGIGTLVDEKFRLVFVGVPCYPIFRRFTELFSEHGGTFVNSTYLWFASGGTNLGFEYDLKDPIESLAEGVLVGCSDAMDSMFFQTRALDSIIGEFAVDGVIYHPIKSCRTTSTGLADNRRALMELRDVPSLFIESDMMDRRVVSEAQLKNRIDAFFEGLQSRRQQTAAGIS, encoded by the coding sequence ATGGACCAGACCCCGGAAGTGGACGGAATCGTCGGCCGCGGGAACCGCGAGGGCGCGCGGCTCTTCCGGCTGTGGTTCGACGGCCTGGGCGCCGCCGCCGAGGAGGGGCGGGACGGCGCCTACGTGTTCGTGATGGGCAGCCTCGGCGAGCTGCTCACGGCGTTCGACCTGCCGATGGTGTTCCCGGAGATCAACTCGCTGCAGACCGCGGTCCGCCGGCAGGCGCACGAGTACCTGAACGAGGCCGAGGACATCGGTTACTCGCCGGACATCTGCGGCTACGTCAAGGCCGACGTGGCGACACAGCGGCGCGGCGGCATGCTGCCGATGGGCCGGGTCCCGAAGCCGGCCATCGCGGTGCTCACCAACGCCTGCAACACCTACATCAAATGGGCCGAGATCTGGGAGCGCATGTACCACATGCCGACCTACGTGCTCGACATTCCGGCGTCGCGCCAGGACGGGCATCCCGTTCACCGTGGCGCCCCGGGGTTCGAGCGTGACCGCCGTTACGTCGCCGCGCAGCTGCGTGAGCTGATCGGCCTGCTCGAGACGACGACGGGGAAGGCGTTCGACGTGGACCGGCTGCGCGAGGCGATGGGGCACGCGAACAGCATGAGCCGCTCGTGGAAGCGCGTGATCGAGCTGAACCGCAGCCGGCCGTCGCTATTCAACGCGCTCTCGGACGGCACCATCTACCTCGGCGTGTGCAACGGCTTCCGCGGCCAGGAGGCCGGCGCGCGCTACTTCGAGGAGCTGGTCGAGGAGCTGGAGCACAAGCGCGCCCACGGCATCGGCACGCTCGTGGACGAGAAGTTCCGGCTCGTGTTCGTGGGCGTGCCGTGCTACCCGATCTTCCGCCGCTTCACCGAGCTGTTCTCCGAGCACGGCGGGACGTTCGTGAACTCGACCTACCTGTGGTTCGCCTCGGGCGGCACCAACCTCGGTTTCGAGTACGACCTGAAGGACCCGATCGAGAGCCTCGCCGAGGGGGTCCTCGTCGGCTGCAGCGACGCGATGGACAGCATGTTCTTCCAGACCCGGGCGCTGGATTCGATCATCGGCGAGTTCGCGGTGGACGGGGTGATCTACCACCCGATCAAAAGCTGCCGCACCACGTCCACCGGACTCGCCGACAACCGGCGCGCCCTGATGGAGCTGCGCGACGTGCCGAGCCTGTTCATCGAGTCCGACATGATGGACCGGCGCGTCGTGTCCGAGGCGCAGCTCAAGAACCGGATCGACGCCTTCTTCGAAGGCCTCCAGTCCCGCCGCCAGCAGACCGCGGCCGGCATCTCCTGA
- a CDS encoding 2-hydroxyacyl-CoA dehydratase has product MNATPLFPEWRGRDLDGILHAAIELLENTDFPTVKRWRESGGKVVGHFQVYFPEEIAHAAGMLPFKMRGAPIKPRQADSRFGSYLCSILKTSLELALSNRVPLELFVTHPICDAARNLAGVFGRNFPYPCQILYLPQNATSPAAREYLRGEYDRVRELCGEIAGREVTDERLRAAIGVFDRNRALLRELYAIKRGTPWLVAAHEAYALTAIAGLVPREEHNELLEAVLPLLRARGTHPQDRVRVVFEGGFCEQPPFELIRSIGRSCYVVDDDFLIGLRWLLEDVGTQGDPLDALADAYLNRSSYSPVQHDPRKLKEAMLLERVRGANAQAVILAAAKMCEPGLEEQVAYVHALDEAKLPYFVTEFEENMTSFDTLEIQLETFVENLLFV; this is encoded by the coding sequence GTGAACGCGACTCCCCTCTTCCCCGAGTGGCGGGGCAGGGACCTCGACGGGATCCTGCACGCCGCGATCGAGCTGCTCGAGAACACCGACTTCCCGACCGTGAAGCGCTGGCGCGAATCGGGCGGCAAGGTCGTGGGTCACTTCCAGGTCTACTTTCCCGAGGAGATCGCGCACGCCGCCGGCATGCTGCCGTTCAAGATGCGCGGCGCGCCCATCAAGCCGCGGCAGGCGGATTCGCGCTTCGGCTCGTACCTGTGCTCGATCCTCAAGACCTCGCTCGAGCTGGCGCTGTCGAACCGCGTGCCGCTCGAGCTGTTCGTGACCCACCCGATCTGCGACGCGGCCCGCAACCTGGCGGGCGTGTTCGGACGCAATTTTCCGTACCCCTGCCAGATTCTCTACCTTCCGCAAAACGCCACCTCGCCGGCGGCGCGCGAGTACCTGCGCGGCGAGTACGACCGGGTGCGAGAGCTGTGCGGCGAGATCGCCGGCCGTGAGGTCACCGACGAGCGCCTGCGCGCCGCGATCGGGGTGTTCGATCGCAATCGCGCGCTGCTGCGCGAGCTGTACGCGATCAAGCGCGGGACGCCGTGGCTCGTGGCCGCGCACGAGGCCTACGCGCTGACCGCGATCGCGGGGCTGGTGCCGCGCGAGGAGCACAACGAGCTGCTCGAGGCGGTGCTGCCGCTGCTGCGCGCGCGCGGGACGCATCCGCAGGACCGGGTGCGGGTGGTGTTCGAAGGCGGCTTCTGCGAGCAGCCGCCGTTCGAGCTGATCCGCTCGATCGGCCGCTCGTGCTACGTCGTGGACGACGACTTCCTCATCGGCCTGCGCTGGCTGCTCGAGGACGTGGGCACGCAGGGCGATCCGCTGGACGCGCTCGCGGACGCGTACCTGAACCGCTCGAGCTACAGCCCCGTCCAGCACGACCCGCGCAAGCTCAAGGAGGCGATGCTCCTGGAGCGCGTCCGGGGCGCGAACGCGCAGGCGGTGATTCTCGCCGCCGCGAAGATGTGCGAGCCCGGGCTCGAGGAGCAGGTGGCGTACGTGCACGCCCTCGACGAGGCGAAGCTGCCGTACTTCGTGACCGAGTTCGAGGAGAACATGACCAGCTTCGACACGCTCGAGATCCAGCTCGAGACGTTCGTCGAGAACCTGCTGTTCGTCTGA
- a CDS encoding enoyl-CoA hydratase/isomerase family protein, with protein MPLNRTLEDGVATLQLDHPPLNILTRALLGDLRAAFRELADEPGLRAVVLTAAGRHFSAGADVGEHLPPEYAELIPEFADTIETVAAFPLPVIAAVRGRCLGGGFELAQAADLIVAGEGASFGQPEILLGVTAPAACVLLPRRIGYGDAAALLFTGEAVPAARAREMGFVQQVVADDAVEAEAAGLAKRIARHSAVALRETKRTLRETATLPRGDALRHAARAYVDQLMASHDALEGLQAFLEKRPAAWRHR; from the coding sequence ATGCCGCTGAACCGCACCCTCGAGGACGGAGTCGCGACGCTGCAGCTCGACCATCCGCCGCTCAACATCCTGACGCGTGCGCTGCTCGGCGATCTGCGCGCCGCGTTCCGGGAGCTGGCGGACGAGCCCGGCCTGCGCGCCGTGGTGCTCACCGCCGCGGGGCGGCACTTCTCGGCCGGCGCAGACGTGGGCGAGCACCTGCCGCCCGAGTACGCCGAGCTGATCCCCGAGTTCGCCGACACCATCGAGACCGTCGCCGCGTTTCCGCTGCCGGTGATCGCCGCGGTGCGCGGGCGCTGCCTGGGAGGAGGTTTCGAGCTCGCGCAGGCGGCGGACCTGATCGTCGCCGGCGAAGGAGCCTCGTTCGGACAGCCCGAGATCCTGCTCGGCGTGACGGCGCCCGCCGCCTGCGTGCTGCTGCCGCGCCGGATCGGCTACGGCGACGCGGCGGCGCTGCTGTTCACGGGCGAGGCCGTGCCGGCGGCGCGCGCGCGGGAGATGGGCTTCGTCCAGCAGGTCGTCGCCGACGACGCGGTCGAGGCCGAGGCCGCGGGACTCGCCAAGCGCATCGCGCGCCACAGCGCGGTGGCGCTGCGCGAGACCAAGCGCACGCTGCGGGAGACGGCGACGCTGCCGCGGGGCGATGCGCTCCGGCACGCGGCCCGCGCCTACGTGGACCAACTGATGGCGAGCCACGACGCGCTCGAGGGCCTGCAGGCCTTTCTCGAGAAGCGTCCGGCCGCGTGGAGGCACCGGTGA